The following proteins come from a genomic window of Yinghuangia sp. ASG 101:
- the dprA gene encoding DNA-processing protein DprA, protein MDAEHVARAALARLAEPGDTAMGAALRVHGPHEVLRVLQADGPLPTEFRRRDPAGYRVRLGGPSAADDLATVARLGGRFVIPGDRHWPTQLDDLGDARPIGLWERGPVPVRHAALRSVAVVGSRAATDYGTYVTHELAHGLAGARWSVVSGGAYGIDGAAHRGSLSGGGPTVAVLACGIDVAYPRGHDRLLARIGETGTLVSELPPGCSPSRVRFVERNRVIAALSRGTVVVEAALRSGSLITARRARDLGRSVMGIPGPITAPHSAGVHQLLREEDTYLVTTPAEVVENVGLIGDDLAPRPQGPTRIWDRLPPETARVLEAVPPNHALDQHAIAKEAGTALATVAACLTDLESHGLVARETAATPQGDHHLWRRTAID, encoded by the coding sequence ATGGACGCAGAGCACGTCGCCCGCGCGGCCTTGGCGCGGTTGGCGGAGCCGGGAGACACCGCGATGGGGGCCGCGCTGCGGGTGCACGGCCCGCATGAGGTCCTGCGCGTGCTTCAGGCAGACGGGCCGCTGCCGACCGAGTTCCGGCGCCGGGACCCCGCCGGATACCGCGTACGGCTCGGCGGGCCGTCCGCCGCGGACGACCTCGCGACGGTCGCCCGGTTGGGCGGGCGCTTCGTCATCCCCGGCGACCGGCACTGGCCCACGCAACTCGACGACCTCGGCGACGCGCGCCCGATCGGGTTGTGGGAGCGCGGCCCCGTGCCCGTCCGCCACGCGGCGCTGCGGTCCGTCGCGGTGGTGGGCTCGCGGGCCGCGACGGACTACGGCACGTACGTGACCCACGAACTCGCCCACGGGCTCGCGGGGGCGCGGTGGTCCGTCGTGTCCGGCGGCGCGTACGGCATCGACGGTGCCGCACACCGGGGCAGCCTGTCCGGCGGCGGTCCCACGGTCGCGGTCCTGGCCTGCGGTATCGATGTCGCGTATCCGCGCGGGCACGACAGGCTGCTCGCCCGGATCGGCGAGACGGGGACGCTGGTGAGCGAACTGCCGCCCGGGTGCTCGCCGAGCCGCGTCCGCTTCGTCGAACGCAACCGCGTCATCGCGGCACTGTCGCGGGGCACCGTCGTGGTCGAAGCGGCGTTGCGCAGCGGGTCGTTGATCACCGCCCGCCGTGCCCGCGACCTCGGGCGCTCCGTGATGGGAATCCCCGGTCCGATCACGGCGCCGCACTCCGCCGGGGTGCACCAACTGCTCAGAGAGGAAGACACATACCTCGTCACGACCCCGGCGGAAGTCGTCGAAAACGTCGGCCTCATCGGCGACGACCTCGCCCCCCGACCGCAGGGCCCGACCCGCATCTGGGACCGTCTTCCCCCGGAAACCGCCCGCGTTTTGGAGGCGGTCCCGCCGAACCACGCGCTCGACCAGCACGCCATCGCCAAGGAAGCGGGAACCGCCCTCGCCACCGTGGCCGCGTGCCTCACCGACCTGGAATCCCACGGCCTGGTGGCCCGCGAGACCGCGGCCACGCCGCAAGGAGACCACCACCTGTGGCGCCGCACCGCGATCGACTGA